A single genomic interval of Anolis carolinensis isolate JA03-04 chromosome X, rAnoCar3.1.pri, whole genome shotgun sequence harbors:
- the cmklr1 gene encoding chemerin-like receptor 1 codes for MGTTEDYPIDYYYDSNFTTRETIQENSTPTVQLVVQFLAVIIYSVTCLLGLLGNGLVIAMITFEMKKSVSIIWFLNLAAADFLFNVFLPLNIAYTALGYHWLFGRGMCKVNSMLLNLNMYTSVFLLTTISFDRCMLVVFPVWSQNHRNAKTAWLACLAVWALGFVMSSPSLVFRDTGLVRDHLICFNNFSMSSSPLDHPLGEQIHTAVTLTRFVVSFVLPLIVITACYAVIIVRLKRNRLAKSKKPMKIIVAIILTFFLCWCPYHALHLLETQHRYIPASVLKLGLPIVTAVAASNSCMNPVLYVFLGQDFQKFKVTVLSRLASALSEDTVHSMIPRRSFTKPSSMTEKETILS; via the coding sequence ATGGGGACCACTGAGGATTATCCCATTGATTACTACTATGACAGTAATTTCACCACCAGAGAAACCATTCAGGAAAACTCCACCCCGACAGTGCAGCTGGTTGTCCAGTTCCTCGCTGTCATCATCTACAGCGTCACCTGCCTCCTGGGCTTGTTGGGCAACGGCTTGGTCATCGCCATGATCACCTTTGAGATGAAGAAGTCGGTCAGCATCATTTGGTTCCTCAACTTGGCCGCCGCCGACTTCCTCTTCAACGTCTTCCTGCCCTTGAACATCGCCTACACCGCCCTGGGCTACCACTGGCTCTTTGGCCGAGGCATGTGCAAGGTCAACTCCATGCTCCTCAACCTCAACATGTACACCAGCGTCTTCTTGCTGACCACGATCAGCTTCGACCGCTGCATGTTGGTAGTCTTCCCCGTCTGGTCGCAAAACCACCGCAATGCCAAGACCGCCTGGTTGGCTTGCCTCGCCGTCTGGGCCCTCGGCTTCGTCATGAGCTCCCCATCCCTGGTTTTCCGCGACACCGGACTCGTGCGCGATCACCTCATTTGCTTCAACAACTTCTCCATGTCGTCGTCGCCGTTGGACCACCCCCTGGGCGAGCAGATCCACACGGCGGTCACCCTCACTCGCTTCGTGGTGAGCTTCGTCCTGCCGCTGATCGTCATCACCGCGTGCTACGCCGTCATCATCGTCCGGCTGAAACGGAACCGCCTGGCCAAGTCCAAGAAGCCCATGAAGATCATCGTCGCCATCATCCTGACCTTCTTCCTGTGCTGGTGTCCCTACCATGCACTTCACCTCCTGGAAACCCAGCACCGCTACATCCCAGCGTCTGTCCTGAAGCTTGGGCTTCCTATCGTCACGGCTGTGGCGGCTTCCAACAGTTGCATGAACCCAGTCCTGTATGTCTTCTTGGGCCAGGATTTCCAAAAATTCAAGGTGACCGTCTTGTCCCGGCTGGCCAGTGCACTGAGCGAGGATACGGTTCACTCCATGATCCCCCGGCGGAGCTTCACCAAGCCTTCCTCCATGACGGAAAAGGAAACCATTTTATCTTGA